The proteins below are encoded in one region of Effusibacillus dendaii:
- a CDS encoding LysR substrate-binding domain-containing protein: MRRSGRRPALHPNLASKTLVVEELQIITATGRSPDDALQENPVAITFREGCTYRRVLERWATGRGFTLLKTMECASIDTILQLVAGGLEISMMPKAIIEQSKWSHQLAAHPVDDNKGLVTTHAVWRHAAHLPRPLSALLAQLSE, from the coding sequence CTGCGACGATCGGGCCGACGACCTGCCCTACACCCGAATTTGGCATCTAAAACATTGGTGGTGGAGGAACTGCAAATCATCACGGCGACGGGCCGATCGCCAGACGACGCCCTGCAAGAAAACCCGGTCGCCATCACCTTCCGGGAAGGATGCACGTACCGGCGAGTATTGGAGAGATGGGCAACGGGTCGGGGATTCACGTTGCTGAAGACGATGGAGTGTGCAAGCATCGACACGATTTTGCAGCTTGTTGCGGGCGGCTTGGAGATTTCCATGATGCCAAAAGCGATTATAGAACAGTCGAAATGGAGCCATCAGTTGGCTGCGCATCCTGTGGATGACAACAAGGGGCTTGTGACTACCCATGCCGTTTGGAGACATGCCGCTCATCTGCCGCGCCCCCTTTCGGCCCTACTTGCGCAACTGTCCGAATAG